From the Catenulispora sp. EB89 genome, the window CGTCGAACGGGACCGCCGCCAGCTTCCAGGGGCGTTCGTCGCTCGCGGCGAGCAGCCCCGCGTGCCGCTTGCTGGCCAGGCTCAGGATCTCGCGGGCCTTGGTGGGGTTCGGGTACGCCTGCGGGGCCGCCGCGCCGCCGGAGGGCACCAGGTCGTCCAGCCACGCCGCGAACTCGGCGCGGTCGGTCCAGCGCGGCTCGGCGAGGTCGATGACGGTCGCCGGGGCGTCGGCGGCCGCCGCGACCTGCGCCACGTCGGTCTCCGCCGACTCCAGGACCAGCCGCACGCCCGGCACCGCCAGCAGCGGCGCCAGCAGCTCGGCGACGACCGCCGCGCGGGCCGAGCCGTCGCGCAGGTGGCCGGCGAGGTCGAGTTCGGAGATCAGGATCGTGACACGGGACCACAGGCCGGTCTCGTGGGGCGCCTCGGCAGCGCTGGAGGACAAATCCCAGGTGGAAGTGGAAGACGACCGGCTGCCGGGAACGCGAGCCCCCGGGTGGCCATCGTGGCCATCGTGGCCGGCGCCGGCAGCAGAGCCCTGAGCATCGGCATCCCCGGCGGGCGCGCCGCTCAGGCCGTCGGCCGCGACACCGTCCGCGACCCCGGGCCCGAACCCCGAACCGCCGAGCCCGCCGCCGGATCGCGCCGCATCCTCGCCAGGCCGCTCACTCGCCCGCAGTCGCGCGGCGATAGCAGCGGCGAGCCCTTTGGCGTCCCCGACCGTCACCCCGAGCTGCCCCGCCAACTGCCACGCCAGCACCCGGGGCGTCAGACCCCGCGCCGACACCCACGCGAAGCGCTCGTCGTCCGCGGCCTCGGCCAGCACCGCCAGCTCCGAGGCCGCCCACGCCAAGGTGAACGTCTTCCCCGAGCCGCGCGGCCCGGTCACCAGCAGCAGCCGAGGCAGCCCGGCGCCCGCGACCCCGGCGCCCTCCGCCGACGCACCGGCCCCGGCACCACCGCGACCACCGCTGGCACCACCGCCGTCGCGACCGCCACCGCCCGAGCCGCCGCCGTCAGCCGCAGCCCCTGCCGCACCCGCCGCAGGGGCATCAGCCGGACCAACCGCCGTCAGCCACCCCACCACCGCGCGGCACACGGCCGCGCGCCCGGCGGGCAGCACCGTGCTCGGCGCCGCCGGCCCCCCGCCCGCCGCCATCGCTAGGCGTCGATCCGGGATCGGTCCAGGACCGCCGCCGAGTTGATGATGAACTCCCGGCGCGGTGCCACGTCGTTGCCCATCAGCAGGTCGAAGGCCTTGTCGGCGGATTCGCCGTCGGCCACCGTGATCCGCCGCAGCGTCCGGTGCCGGGGGTCCATCGTGGTCTCGGCCAGCTGGTCGGCGTCCATCTCGCCCAGGCCCTTGTAGCGCTGGATCGGCTCCTTGATCCGCTTGCCCTTCTTCAGCAGCTCGGCGACCGTGCGGCGCATCTCGTTGTCCGAGTACGTGTAGATGTACTCGTTCTTCGCCCGGCCCGCGCCGATCACCTCGATCCGGTGCAGCGGCGGGACGGCGGCGTAGACGCGCCCGGCCTCCAGCATCGGCCGCATGTACCGGTGGAACAGCGTCAGCAGCAGGCAGCGGATGTGCGAGCCGTCGACGTCGGCGTCGGCCATCAGGATCACCTTGCCGTAGCGCGCCTGGTCCAGGTCGAACGACCGGCCCGAGCCGGCGCCGACGACCTGGATGATGGCCGCGCACTCGGCGTTCTTCAGCATGTCGGCGATCGAGGACTTCTGGACGTTCAGGATCTTGCCGCGGATCGGCAGCAGCGCCTGGAACTCCGAGTTGCGCGCGGCCTTGGCCGAGCCCATCGCCGAGTCACCCTCGATGATGAACATCTCCGAGCGGTCCACGTCGTCCGAGCGGCAGTCGGCCAGCTTGGCCGGCAGCGCCGAGGTCTCCAGCGCGTTCTTGCGGCGCTGCGCCTCCTTGTGCTGGCGCGCGGTGATCCGGGTCCGGGCGGCGTTGGCGATCTTCTCCAGCACGCCGCGGGCCATCGGCTTGTCGTTGCGCTTGGCCGAGGTCAGGAACTCCTTGAACGCGTTGTCCACGACCCGGGCCACGATCCGGTTCGCCGCCGGGGTGCCCAGGACCTCCTTGGTCTGGCCCTCGAACTGCGGCTCGGCCAGCCGCACGGTGACCACCGCGGTCAGCCCCTCGAAGACGTCCTCGCGGATCACGTCGTCGTCGTTGACCTTCAGCAGCTTGGCCGCCCGCAGCTGCTCGTTCGCCGCCTTCAGCAGCCCCTTGCCGAAGCCGACCAGGTGGGTGCCGCCCTTGGGGGTGGCGATGATGTTCACGAACGAGCGGACCACGGTGTCGTACTCGGTGCCCCAGCGCAGCGCCACGTCCACGAACAGCTCGCGCTCGATGTCCGCCGGGGTCATGTGCCCCTGCTCGTCGAGCACCGGCACGGTCTCGGTGAACTTGCCGGAGCCGGTGAAGCGCAGGGTGTCGGTGATCGGGCGGTCCGGGGACAGGAACTCCACGAACTCCGAGATGCCGCCGGCGTAGGAGAAGACCTCCTCGTCGTGCCCGCCCTCGCGCTCGTCGACGACCACGATGGTCAGCCCCGGCACCAGGAACGCGGTCTGCCGGGCCCGGGCGTGCAGGTCCTCCAGGACGAACTCGGCGTCCTTCAGGAAGATCTGCCGGTCCGGCCAGAACCTGGTCCGGGTCCCGGTCGGGGACGCACCCTTGGCGCGCGAGACCTTGCCGACCTTGCGCAGCCCGGACTCGGCCTTGAACTTCGCCTCCGGACCGTCGCCGTCGAACACCCCGGGGACGCCGCGCTGGAAGGAGATCGCGTGCACGCTGCCGGCCCGGTCGACCTCCATGTCCACCCGGGAGCTCAGGGCGTTCACCACCGAGGCGCCGACGCCGTGCAGGCCGCCGGAGGCGGCGTAGGAGCCGCCGCCGAACTTCCCGCCGGCGTGCAGCATCGTCATGACGACCTCGACGCCGCTCAGGCCGGTCTTGGGCTCCACGTCCACCGGGATGCCGCGGCCGGTGTCCCGCACCTCGGCCGAGCCGTCCTTGTGCAGGATGATCTCGATCTTGTCCCCGAACCCGGCCAGAGCCTCGTCGACCGAGTTGTCGATGATCTCCCACAGGCAGTGCATGAGACCGCGGCCGTCGTTCGAGCCGATGTACATGCCGGGACGCTTGCGGACCGCGTCGAGTCCCTCGAGGACAAGGAGGTGCCGCGCGGTGTAGGAGCCGTCCTTGTCGGCGGACGGCGCGGGCCTGCCTTGCGCACTCACTTGCGGACCTTCCTCTCCCTCGTCGGTCTCCGGGACCGACCTCAAGATCGTCTCACGTCACTCGAACACAGTTTCGTATCAATGGTAGCGACGGCAGGGCCAGCGTACCGGGAGGTTCCCCCCGGCGAGTCCATGTGACCGGCGCAACACTCTGATGGGAGCAGGCTCACGCTTCGTGCCGGGACCGACACCGAACGTTGAGTTTCCTCATGGTTCGGCCCCTTTCCGCGTACGCTCTGAGCGAACGTGACGCTTTCGACGCCGAATCACTAGCGCGGGAACACCGAACGCCTGCTTTGATGTTGTTCCGGGTACCACACAGAAAGCAGGTGCGACCGTGACCACTGCAGTACTGACCCCGACTGAGCCGCTCAAGGCCTCCGACCGTTGCGACCGCTGCGGTGCCGCTGCTTACGTGCGCGTCGTCCTGGGTGGCGGCGAGCTCCTCTTCTGCGCCCACCACGGCAAGAAGTACCAGGAGAGCCTGTCGAAGGTGGCTATCGAGATACACGACTTCTCGGACAAGCTGACGCAGGCGGAGACCAAGACCGTCGCCGCAGCTGAGGACGAGCACTGAGCCACAGCGCCCGTTCTGCCCGGCCCGACCATGTAGACCTGTGACGGACGATCCGATAACGGCTACTGCTTGCGGTAAGGCCCTGGTTTCCCATAGGAAGCCGGGGCCTTCGCTGTGAGCTGAGTCACACGGCGAAGTACGGCGGCGATCACCAGCCGTAGCCGTTCGCTTTCTGAATGTGACCGACGGAACACATACCGCACAATGAAAGTGCGGCCGCCCCTTCCGGGACGGCCGCACTTTCGGCGTTGCGGACCGATCTGCTGCCGACGGACTCCTAGTCCAGGTAGTCGCGCAGCACCTGAGACCGCGACGGGTGCCGCAGCTTGGACATCGTCTTGCTCTCGATCTGCCGGATCCGCTCGCGCGTGACCCCGTAGACCTTGCCGATCTCGTCCAGCGTCTTCGGCTGGCCGTCGGTCAGCCCGAACCGCATGGACACCACGCCGGCCTCCCGCTCGCTGAGCGTGTCGAGCACCGAGTGCAGCTGTTCCTGCAGCAGCGTGAACGACACCGCGTCGGCCGGGACGACCGCCTCGGAGTCCTCGATGAGGTCGCCGAACTCGCTGTCGCCGTCCTCGCCGAGGGGGGTGTGCAGGGAGATCGGCTCGCGGCCGTACTTCTGGACCTCGACGACCTTCTCAGGCGTCATGTCCAGCTCCTTGGCCAGCTCCTCCGGGGTGGGCTCGCGCCCGAGGTCCTGGAGCATCTGGCGCTGCACACGGGCCAGCTTGTTGATGACCTCGACCATGTGGACCGGGATGCGGATGGTCCGCGCCTGGTCGGCCATGGCGCGGGTGATGGCCTGACGGATCCACCACGTCGCGTAGGTCGAGAACTTGTAGCCCTTGGTGTAGTCGAACTTCTCCACCGCGCGGATCAGACCGAGGTTGCCCTCCTGGATCAGGTCCAGGAACAGCATGCCGCGGCCGGTGTAGCGCTTGGCCAGCGAGACCACCAGACGCAGGTTCGCCTCCAGCAGGTGGTTCTTGGCCCGGCGGCCGTCCTCGGCGATGATGTCCAGCTCGCGCCGGAACTCCGGGGTCAGCGGCTCGCCGTCGTTCAGCTTCTCCTCGGCGAACAGGCCGGCCTCGATGCGCTTGGCGAGCTCGACCTCCTGCTCGGCGTTGAGCAGCGGGACCTTGCCGATCTGCTTGAGGTAGTCCTTCACCGGGTCCGCGGTGGCACCGGCGGAGGCGACCTGCTGGGCCGGGGCGTCGTCCTCGTCGTCGGAGAGGACGAACCCCTCCTCCTTGTCCTCGCCGGGGGCCGCGCCTTCGGTCTCGGTGGTTTCCTCGCCTTCCTCGTCGGCGGCGGCGACCTCCAGATCGGGGGCCTCCTCGTCGTCGAGCTCCAGCTCCAGGTCGACGTCTTCCTCGAGTTCGGCCTCGTCGCCGTCCTCGTCGCCGTCCTTCTTGCCGGACGCGCCCTTCTTGGCCGGGGCGGCCTTCTTCGCCGCGCCCTTCTTGGCCGGGCCGTTGCCGGTCTCGGCCTCGCCGTCGGCGGCCGCCGTCGTCTTCTTCGCCACGGCCTTCTTCACCGCGGTCTTCTTGGCCGGGGCCTTGGCGGCCTCGGCGTCCGCGTCCTCGGACGCGCCGTTGGCGGTGGCGAGCACGGGGGCCGCGGGCTTGGCGACGGCCTTCTTGGCCGTGGTCGTCTTGGCCGCGGTGGCCGTGGTCGTCTTCTTGGCCGCCGTCTTGCTCGCCGCGGCGACGCGCTTGCGCGCGACCCCGGCGCTCTGCGCGGCGTTGACCGTCAGGTCGACGCCCTCCTCGTGCAGTACGGTGGTCAGGGCCCGCATGACGCTCTTGGCCTTGGCCATCGGGATGTCCGCCTCTTCAAAGGCTTGCCGCACCTCGTCTGCGGCAATGTGTCCCTGCGCCCTGCCCCGCTCGATGAGCGCCACGAGGTGGGCGGACTCGGCGATCTCGGCGGGCAGTGGACGGGAAGTGCTGGCCGACACGAAAACCCTCTCGCTACTGGATGGCAACCACCCGCTTCCGACGTGAGCCGGGATACAGCCCGCAAGGTACGCGGACCGTCTTGCTCTGTGTCGGGTTCGTGTGGAAGATTCCGATCGCGCCGCGGATCCGGCCGGTCGCACCCGGTCGTTCCGCATTGCACGCGACATAGCATTGTGGCACGCCGATGTATTCCCCGGGGACTGGATACCGGGTAATCGGCGGGCACCGCCTACTGAACGCCTCTCGGCGTCCCCCGAGGCGGCGGTGCCCCGCACCACCGATCGACGATCCGGTTACCGAACCGGGCTCGATCGATCACCGGCTGTTCACTGTCCGCGCTGTCCGGGCAGCCCGTAGGCCGGAGTGTGCTCCTCGAGCTGAGCCGAGAGCATGGCACGCATCACACCGGCCGCCGCCGCACCGTCGCCGGCCGCGATCTCGTCGGCCAGCCGCTGGTGCGCCGCCGCGCCGGCGTCGCCCATCGGCCCGCAGGACCGGCGCCGCACCCCGGCGCTCTCGGCCGCCCCGGTCACCACCCGCGCCAGGTGCTCCACCATCCGGTTCGGGCACTCGGCCACCAGCACCGCGTGGAACTCGCCGTCGACCTTGGCGTAGCCGGGCTGGTCGCCGTTGGCGGCGGCCTGCTTCAGCAGCACGGCCAGCTCCGAGAGCCGGGCCGCGGCGGACTCCGAGAGCCGGCCCGCGGCCAGCTGCGCGGCCAGCGGCTCGAACGCGCAGCGCAGCTCGGCCAGCTCGCGGCACTGGTCCAGGCCCGCGACCCCGGCCGCGCGCCACTCGATGACGTCCGGGTCCAGCAGGTTCCACTCCGGGACCGGGCGGATCCGGGTCCCGACGTTCGGCCGCGCGGTCACCATGCCCTTGGCCTCCAGCACCCGCAGCGACTCGCGGACCACGGTGCGCGAGACCTCGAAGCGGCGGCCGATCTCCTCGGGGACCAGCGGCCGGTCCGCGCCGAGCTCGCCGGCCACGATCATCCGGCCGAGCTGCTGGACCAGCTGGCCGTGCAGCCCGCGGGCCTGGGTGCCGGCGCGCAGGGACAGGTAGGAGTCGGTCATCGTGCCGCCGGCCGCGGCGGCCAGGGTGTTGGCGACGGGGGACGGTGCGGCGGGAAGGGTGTCGACGGGCGCGACGGTCCCGGTCATGTGTGTAGGAATGCTCATGTTGTTGTCGTCGGCCGCACCACCCGCGGACTTGAGGATTCTTAGCCGATAGTCGGCCCGATGTCACCCGTCGGAATGATCACCCGCAGGTCGGGACGTCGCCCGGGCTCAAGGACGCGGACGTTTCCTCGTCGCGCGGCGGCCAGGGCGTCGAGTATGCGGATATTGAGTCTCCCGACGCCGCCGGGACCTTTTCTCGTCAGCTTGACGATAAGAGGTCCGAGGGGCTACCGTCGCAGCGTCTCGCAACGCACAGCTTCGAATTTCTTGGGGGAGAGAAATGGCGGACATCACCAAGCGGCTGTTCCTGAGCCACTTCCGGGGCAGCCCGACCAACCACGTGGTGCACCTGCGGCGCGGCAAGGTCGCGCACGAGGGCACCGGCCAGGCGTTCTGGTTCCGGCCGCTGAGCGCGGTGCTGGCCGAGGTCCCGGTCGACGACCGCGAGCTGCCGATGCTGTTCCACGCGCGCACCAAGGACTTCCAGGACGTCGCCGTGCAGGCCTCGATGACCTACCGCTTCATCGACCCGGCGGTGGCCACCCGCCGCCTGGACTTCGCCGTCGACCCGCTCACCGGCCAGTGGCGGGCCACCCCGCTGGAGCAGGTCGCGACGCTGCTCACGGAGCTGGCCCAGCAGCACGCGCTGACCCTGATCGCGACCCTGGAGCTGGCCGAGACGCTCGCCTCGGGCACCGCCGCGGTCCAGGAGCGGGTGGCCGGCGGCCTGGCCGCGGACGAGCGCCTGGCCGAGACCGGCATCGGCGTGATCGGGGTCCGGGTGGTCGCGGTGAAGCCGGAGGCCGACGTGGAGCGCGCGCTGCGCACCCCGACCAGGGAGCTGATCCAGCAGGAGGCGGACCGCGCCGGGTTCGAGCGCCGGGCGCTGGCGGTCGAGCGCGAGCGCGCGATCACCGAGAACGAGCTGCAGAGCAAGATCGAGCTGGCCATGCGCGAGGAGAACCTGGTCGCGCAGGAGGGCCAGAACGCGCGCCGCCGCGCGACCGAGCAGGCGGCCGCGGCGCGGATCGCCGCCGAGGGCGACTCCGACCGGGCCCGGATCGCGGCCGAGGGCGAGGCGGAGCGCGCCCGGATCGCCACCGCGTCGAACGCCGAGCGGGCCCGGATCGTCGCCGAAGCCGACGCCGACGCACTGCGGACGCGCTCCTCGGCCAACGTCGAGGACCTGCGGGCCGTCGGTGCGGCGCAGGCGGAGAACGAGGCGGCGAAGCTGGCGGCGTACGCGGGGCTGGACCGCAACGTGCTGTTCGCGCTGGCGCTGCGCGAGTTCGCCGGGCAGCTGCCGGAGATCGGGACGGTGAACCTGACGCCGGACGTGGTGACCGGGCTGCTGTCGAAGCTGGCGAACGGGGCGGGCGGGGCCGCCCAGGGCGCGGGGTCCTGAGCGATGGCCGTGGCGCCGCGGGTGGTCGTCGTGCACCGGCACAGCGAGCGGGACGAGATCGTCGCCGAGCAGGGCACGTGGGGGCAGGCGGAGTTCGTGCAGAAGCGGCGCGGGGTGTCGCTGTCGTCGGTGAAGAAGCGGCACGAGATGCTGAGCGGCGCCGTGCAGGCGGTCTCCGCGACGATCCCGAAGGAGTGGCGCCGCGGGACGGTCGAGCGGGCCGACCTGCCGCGGTTCCTGTTCGAGCCGGAGGACGTCGTGGTGGTGGTCGGCCAGGACGGCCTGGTCGCCAACACCGCGAAGTACCTGGACGGCCAGCCGGTGATCGGGATCGACCCCGATCCCGGCCGGAACATGGGGGTGCTGGTGCGGCACTCCCCCAAGGACTTCGAGTCCTTGCTCGCCGGGATCAACGCCGGCCGGGCGCGGGTCGAGGCGCGGACGATGGTGTCGGCGGCGACCGACGACGGGGAGTCGCTGCTGGCACTGAACGAGGTGTACCTGGGGCACTCCGGACACCAGTCCGCGCGGTACCTGCTGAGCACTCCGGAGGGCGAGGAGGAGCACCACTCGTCGTCGGGGCTGTTGGTGGGGTCCGGGACGGGGGCCACGGGGTGGCTGCTGTCGATCGCCCGGCAGCGGGCCCGGCAGATCGCGTTGCCGGGGCCGACGGATCCGGAGCTGGGGTGGTTCGTGCGGGAGGCGTGGCCGTCGCCGACGACGGGGGCCGCGCTGACCGAGGGGCTGCTTCCGGACGGCGCGGAGCTGACGGTGCGGATCGAGGGCGAGTCGCTGGTGGTGTTCGGGGACGGGATCGAGGCCGACCGGCTGTCGCTGGGGTGGGGGCAGACGGTGCGGATCCGGGCGGCGGAGCGGCATCTGCGGTTGGTGGTCTAGCTGGTGGTCGGGCTGGTGGTCTAGACAGGATCGGACTGGGCACTCTTAGGAGTGAGTGCTCTGATCGGGGATGGGGACGGCCATGAAGAACTCGGAACAGCTCGCGCTGGCGGGGTTCCTGGCGTTCGTCGCGGGGATCGTGTGGAACGTGCACTATTCGCTGCTCGCGCTGGCCGCTCCCGCGCACACCTATGACGGACCGCTGATGATCGGCGGGTTCATCGCGGCCGCCGGGGTGATCGCGACGGTCGTGGGCTTGCGCGGCCATCACAGCGGTCGATGATGCCCGGGCTGCGTTCGCCTGCTCCGGGGCGGCAGACTGGGAGCGTGCTTCTCGAGGGGATCGGCAAGCGGTATCGCGTCGGCGGGCCATGGGTACTGCGTGACGTGCGGCTGGAGCTGCGGCCGGGGCGGGTCGTGCGGATCCACGGCCACAACGGCAGCGGGAAGTCGACGCTGCTGCGGGTGATCGCGGGGATCGCGGAGCCGTCCAGAGGTCGGGTGAACGGACGTCCGTCGACCGGCTACGTGCCGGAGCGGTTCCCGCCCGCGCTGCCGTTCACCGCCGGGCAGTACCTGCGGCACCACGCACGGATGCGGGGCGTCGCGGCGTCGCAGGGCACGCGGTGGCTGGAGCGGTTCGGGGCGGCGCAGTTCGCCGGGACCGCGATGAAGGAGCTGTCGAAGGGGACGTCGCAGAAGATCGCCGTGGCGCAGGCGCTGCTCGGCGATCCGGAGCTGCTGGTGCTGGACGAGGCGTGGACGGGGTTGGACGTCGCGGCCCGCGACGAGCTCGCTGAGGTGGTGCGGGAGCGGGCCGGGGACGGGGCGTGCGTGGTGTTCGTGGACCACGATCCGGCGCGGCTGGGGGACGGCACGGACGAGCGGTGGGTGGTGCGGGACGGGGCGCTTCATGCGGCTGACGAGGAGTTCGCTCGCGATGCCGTTGCCAAGTCGCAGCTGATCACCATCGAGGTGACTGGCATCCCGACCGAGCTCTCACTCCTGCCGGGGGCCGAGATCACCTCAGGGGGCGATGGCCTGCACCGGATCGTCGTCGATGCAGCCCTCTCGGACGAGGTGCTGAGGCGTCTCCTGGCCCTCGGACCGGAGCTACACATCGTCGCTGTATCGCAGTCCTCCGCTCAGATCCGTGCGAAGGAGGCATCCTGATGTCGGCACTGATCCGCTACTACGTCGCACTCCTCCTGCGCTCCGGCCGCTGGCTCCCGGCGACGATCTTCTACGCGGCGATCGTCAGCATCGGAACACAGGGCTCGGCGAAGGTCGGCGAAGCCCTCGGGTACGCCGGCGCGGGCCTGGTCCCGTCGGTGGCCTGGCTGACGCGCGCCGCCCTGACCGCCGAACCCGAGGCCGCGCGGCACTGCGTGGCCGGAGCCGTGGGCCCGCGGCGCCCGCACATCGCGGCACTGGCCGCGGCGGCGATCGTCGGCTTCGTCCCGGCGGCCGGCGGCGCGGCGGGCATGCTGGCCGCGGTCGGCAGCGTCCACCCCACGACCGCACTGACCGCGGGCCTGCTCACGATGGCGACCTGCGTCGTCGCCGGCAGCGCAGTCGGCGCCCTGTGCAACCCGCCGCTCCTGATCCGCGCCACCTGGGCCATCCCGATCGCCGGCATCCTGGCCATCACGGTGCTGGTGGCCGCCGGCTCGCCGGTGAACGCGGCCATCCGCGGGATCACCCCGATCGACCGGGCCCCACGGCTGCCGCTGCTGCCGGCGGTGTTGGTGATCGCCGCGACAGCGGTGTGCTGGACGGTGTCGACGTATGTGGCCGCGCGCAAGGAGTTCCACGTCGGCGAGACGGACTGAAGCCGCCGCCGAATCCGGCCGGCGCGCCCGCGCTCCAGCCCCGACTCAGCTCACGCTCCGGCCCGCAGCCGACTCAGCTCACGCTCCGGCCCGTAGCCGACTCAGCTCACGCTCCGGCCCGTAGCCGGCTTGGGCCCGGTTTCGCACTGCCGCCGAATCGATCAACTCCCCCTAAGGCCGCGCGCCGACCTTCCGAATCACCCGAGCCGCCAACCGGCACCCGGCCGCCAGCGCCTCCTCCGGATCCTCGTCCCGCATCCACGCCGCCAGGTACCCCGCCGCGAACGCGTCCCCGGCGCCGGTCGTGTCGACCAGCTCCCCCGGCGCCAGCTGCTCCGCCGGGACCCGGATCGTGCGGTCGAACAGCGCGTCGTGCCGGACCACGCCGTCCGCGCCGAGCTTCACCACCACCTGGTCGCACAGCTCCGTCAGCGCCCGGGTCGCCGCCACCGGGTCGTCGTCGATGCCGGTCAGGACCGCCGCCTCGTCGCGGTTGGCGATCAGCATGAAGGGGTCGCCGATCCAGTCCAGGAAGCGGTCCGGTCCCACCGCGGCCAGCGGCCCCGCCGACGCCACGTCCACCGAGGTCGTCATCCCCCGACGGCGCGCGAGCTCCAGGGCCGCGACGCCGGCCGCCCGGGTCGAGGGGTTCAGGATCGTGTAGCCCGACAGGTGCAGGTGCCGGCCCGGGAGGAACTCGTCC encodes:
- a CDS encoding ATP-binding cassette domain-containing protein — translated: MLLEGIGKRYRVGGPWVLRDVRLELRPGRVVRIHGHNGSGKSTLLRVIAGIAEPSRGRVNGRPSTGYVPERFPPALPFTAGQYLRHHARMRGVAASQGTRWLERFGAAQFAGTAMKELSKGTSQKIAVAQALLGDPELLVLDEAWTGLDVAARDELAEVVRERAGDGACVVFVDHDPARLGDGTDERWVVRDGALHAADEEFARDAVAKSQLITIEVTGIPTELSLLPGAEITSGGDGLHRIVVDAALSDEVLRRLLALGPELHIVAVSQSSAQIRAKEAS
- a CDS encoding type IIA DNA topoisomerase subunit B; translation: MSAQGRPAPSADKDGSYTARHLLVLEGLDAVRKRPGMYIGSNDGRGLMHCLWEIIDNSVDEALAGFGDKIEIILHKDGSAEVRDTGRGIPVDVEPKTGLSGVEVVMTMLHAGGKFGGGSYAASGGLHGVGASVVNALSSRVDMEVDRAGSVHAISFQRGVPGVFDGDGPEAKFKAESGLRKVGKVSRAKGASPTGTRTRFWPDRQIFLKDAEFVLEDLHARARQTAFLVPGLTIVVVDEREGGHDEEVFSYAGGISEFVEFLSPDRPITDTLRFTGSGKFTETVPVLDEQGHMTPADIERELFVDVALRWGTEYDTVVRSFVNIIATPKGGTHLVGFGKGLLKAANEQLRAAKLLKVNDDDVIREDVFEGLTAVVTVRLAEPQFEGQTKEVLGTPAANRIVARVVDNAFKEFLTSAKRNDKPMARGVLEKIANAARTRITARQHKEAQRRKNALETSALPAKLADCRSDDVDRSEMFIIEGDSAMGSAKAARNSEFQALLPIRGKILNVQKSSIADMLKNAECAAIIQVVGAGSGRSFDLDQARYGKVILMADADVDGSHIRCLLLTLFHRYMRPMLEAGRVYAAVPPLHRIEVIGAGRAKNEYIYTYSDNEMRRTVAELLKKGKRIKEPIQRYKGLGEMDADQLAETTMDPRHRTLRRITVADGESADKAFDLLMGNDVAPRREFIINSAAVLDRSRIDA
- a CDS encoding RNA polymerase sigma factor translates to MSASTSRPLPAEIAESAHLVALIERGRAQGHIAADEVRQAFEEADIPMAKAKSVMRALTTVLHEEGVDLTVNAAQSAGVARKRVAAASKTAAKKTTTATAAKTTTAKKAVAKPAAPVLATANGASEDADAEAAKAPAKKTAVKKAVAKKTTAAADGEAETGNGPAKKGAAKKAAPAKKGASGKKDGDEDGDEAELEEDVDLELELDDEEAPDLEVAAADEEGEETTETEGAAPGEDKEEGFVLSDDEDDAPAQQVASAGATADPVKDYLKQIGKVPLLNAEQEVELAKRIEAGLFAEEKLNDGEPLTPEFRRELDIIAEDGRRAKNHLLEANLRLVVSLAKRYTGRGMLFLDLIQEGNLGLIRAVEKFDYTKGYKFSTYATWWIRQAITRAMADQARTIRIPVHMVEVINKLARVQRQMLQDLGREPTPEELAKELDMTPEKVVEVQKYGREPISLHTPLGEDGDSEFGDLIEDSEAVVPADAVSFTLLQEQLHSVLDTLSEREAGVVSMRFGLTDGQPKTLDEIGKVYGVTRERIRQIESKTMSKLRHPSRSQVLRDYLD
- a CDS encoding SPFH domain-containing protein, with amino-acid sequence MADITKRLFLSHFRGSPTNHVVHLRRGKVAHEGTGQAFWFRPLSAVLAEVPVDDRELPMLFHARTKDFQDVAVQASMTYRFIDPAVATRRLDFAVDPLTGQWRATPLEQVATLLTELAQQHALTLIATLELAETLASGTAAVQERVAGGLAADERLAETGIGVIGVRVVAVKPEADVERALRTPTRELIQQEADRAGFERRALAVERERAITENELQSKIELAMREENLVAQEGQNARRRATEQAAAARIAAEGDSDRARIAAEGEAERARIATASNAERARIVAEADADALRTRSSANVEDLRAVGAAQAENEAAKLAAYAGLDRNVLFALALREFAGQLPEIGTVNLTPDVVTGLLSKLANGAGGAAQGAGS
- a CDS encoding FadR/GntR family transcriptional regulator, whose product is MSIPTHMTGTVAPVDTLPAAPSPVANTLAAAAGGTMTDSYLSLRAGTQARGLHGQLVQQLGRMIVAGELGADRPLVPEEIGRRFEVSRTVVRESLRVLEAKGMVTARPNVGTRIRPVPEWNLLDPDVIEWRAAGVAGLDQCRELAELRCAFEPLAAQLAAGRLSESAAARLSELAVLLKQAAANGDQPGYAKVDGEFHAVLVAECPNRMVEHLARVVTGAAESAGVRRRSCGPMGDAGAAAHQRLADEIAAGDGAAAAGVMRAMLSAQLEEHTPAYGLPGQRGQ
- a CDS encoding ABC transporter, with amino-acid sequence MSALIRYYVALLLRSGRWLPATIFYAAIVSIGTQGSAKVGEALGYAGAGLVPSVAWLTRAALTAEPEAARHCVAGAVGPRRPHIAALAAAAIVGFVPAAGGAAGMLAAVGSVHPTTALTAGLLTMATCVVAGSAVGALCNPPLLIRATWAIPIAGILAITVLVAAGSPVNAAIRGITPIDRAPRLPLLPAVLVIAATAVCWTVSTYVAARKEFHVGETD
- a CDS encoding carbohydrate kinase family protein, yielding MPPGPPISAAGAAGTAGMAGAAAPILVIGDLMVDVLARLNGPLVAASDSPGSISMRGGGSAANTACWLAATGSEALFVGCVGDDLPGREAAEALHACGVRTMLKVDPSRPTGTVVVLVDPTGERTMVPDSGANSALTPMDLPKDEFLPGRHLHLSGYTILNPSTRAAGVAALELARRRGMTTSVDVASAGPLAAVGPDRFLDWIGDPFMLIANRDEAAVLTGIDDDPVAATRALTELCDQVVVKLGADGVVRHDALFDRTIRVPAEQLAPGELVDTTGAGDAFAAGYLAAWMRDEDPEEALAAGCRLAARVIRKVGARP